A window of the Planococcus citri chromosome 4, ihPlaCitr1.1, whole genome shotgun sequence genome harbors these coding sequences:
- the LOC135842410 gene encoding procathepsin L-like isoform X1 has product MRWQFSLYFSIFCFIFVKAKSIPDSTEEQQKQNRFQIDYERLPKDNEYNDMLVGLPLSFDWRTEGGGAVTEVKDQNKDECSEADWAFAAVGALEGQLSINDKTKVNLSAQELIDCSTNGGNYGCGGGDVKKAFNYITANGISTQEKYPYIGKNGNCIKLEDNQKVAKHATIELEPIPYGSEQEMKQKLKSEGPILAIIDGSQDSFLEYKGGIYQDGNCAKIGKHNVLIVGYGETDADPKEEFWIVKNSWGEEWGEKGYIRIARGKNTCGIATNATYIEYSK; this is encoded by the exons ATGCGGTGGCAATTTTCgttatatttttcgatattttgtttcatttttgtaaaagccAAGTCCATCCCGGATTCCACAGAAGAGCAACAGAAACAAAACAGA TTTCAGATCGATTATGAACGTTTACCGAAGGATAATGAGTATAACGATATGCTCGTTGGTTTGCCACTCAGCTTTGACTGGAGAACAGAAGGAGGAGGAGCGGTGACTGAAGTAAAGGATCAGAATAAGGATGAGTGCTCTGAAGCTGATTGGGCTTTTGCCGCA GTTGGCGCTTTGGAAGGACAATTATCAATCAACGATAAGACTAAAGTAAATCTTAGCGCACAAGAACTTATTGATTGCTCCACTAATGGCGGAAATTACGGTTGCGGAGGCGGAGATGTCAAAAAAGCATTCAATTACATCACAGCAAATGGTATTTCAACTCAAGAAAAATATCCATACATCGgaaaa AATGGCAACTGTATCAAATTAGAGGACaatcaaaaagttgcgaaaCATGCCACCATAGAATTGGAGCCAATTCCCTACGGTTCTGAAcaagaaatgaaacaaaaactcaAGTCAGAGGGACCCATATTGGCCATCATTGATGGTTCTCAAGATTCTTTCTTGGAGTACAAAG GAGGAATTTATCAAGATGGCAACTGCGCTAAAATTGGAAAACATAACGTTCTAATTGTTGGTTATGGTGAAACTGATGCAGATCCAAAAGAGGAATTCtggattgtgaaaaattcttggGGTGAAGAGTGGGGCGAAAAAGGATACATTAGAATAGCACGCGGAAAAAATACCTGTGGAATAGCCACCAATGCAACTTACATTGAATACAGCAAATAG
- the LOC135842410 gene encoding procathepsin L-like isoform X2: MRWQFSLYFSIFCFIFVKAKSIPDSTEEQQKQNRIDYERLPKDNEYNDMLVGLPLSFDWRTEGGGAVTEVKDQNKDECSEADWAFAAVGALEGQLSINDKTKVNLSAQELIDCSTNGGNYGCGGGDVKKAFNYITANGISTQEKYPYIGKNGNCIKLEDNQKVAKHATIELEPIPYGSEQEMKQKLKSEGPILAIIDGSQDSFLEYKGGIYQDGNCAKIGKHNVLIVGYGETDADPKEEFWIVKNSWGEEWGEKGYIRIARGKNTCGIATNATYIEYSK, translated from the exons ATGCGGTGGCAATTTTCgttatatttttcgatattttgtttcatttttgtaaaagccAAGTCCATCCCGGATTCCACAGAAGAGCAACAGAAACAAAACAGA ATCGATTATGAACGTTTACCGAAGGATAATGAGTATAACGATATGCTCGTTGGTTTGCCACTCAGCTTTGACTGGAGAACAGAAGGAGGAGGAGCGGTGACTGAAGTAAAGGATCAGAATAAGGATGAGTGCTCTGAAGCTGATTGGGCTTTTGCCGCA GTTGGCGCTTTGGAAGGACAATTATCAATCAACGATAAGACTAAAGTAAATCTTAGCGCACAAGAACTTATTGATTGCTCCACTAATGGCGGAAATTACGGTTGCGGAGGCGGAGATGTCAAAAAAGCATTCAATTACATCACAGCAAATGGTATTTCAACTCAAGAAAAATATCCATACATCGgaaaa AATGGCAACTGTATCAAATTAGAGGACaatcaaaaagttgcgaaaCATGCCACCATAGAATTGGAGCCAATTCCCTACGGTTCTGAAcaagaaatgaaacaaaaactcaAGTCAGAGGGACCCATATTGGCCATCATTGATGGTTCTCAAGATTCTTTCTTGGAGTACAAAG GAGGAATTTATCAAGATGGCAACTGCGCTAAAATTGGAAAACATAACGTTCTAATTGTTGGTTATGGTGAAACTGATGCAGATCCAAAAGAGGAATTCtggattgtgaaaaattcttggGGTGAAGAGTGGGGCGAAAAAGGATACATTAGAATAGCACGCGGAAAAAATACCTGTGGAATAGCCACCAATGCAACTTACATTGAATACAGCAAATAG